One window of Bacteroides sp. AN502(2024) genomic DNA carries:
- a CDS encoding elongation factor G has protein sequence MKVYQTNEIKNIALLGSSGSGKTTLVEAMLFESGVIKRRGSVAAKNTVSDYFPVEQEYGYSVFSTVLHVEWNNKKLNIIDCPGSDDFVGSTVTALNVTDTAIILLNGQYGVEVGTQNHFRYTEKLNKPVIFLVNQLDNEKCDYDNILEQLKEAYGSKVVPIQYPIATGPGFNALIDVLLMKKYSWKPEGGAPTIEDIPAEEMDKAMEMHKALVEAAAENDENLMEKFFEQDSLTEDEMREGIRKGLIARGMFPVFCVCGGKDMGVRRLMEFLGNVVPFVSEMPKVRNIEGKEVAPDTNGPESLYFFKTSVEPHIGEVSYFKVMSGKVHEGDDLLNADRGSKERIAQIYVVAGGNRIKVEELQAGDIGAAVKLKDVKTGNTLNGKDCGYKFNFIKYPNSKYTRAIKPVNESDVEKMMSILNRMREEDPTWVIEQSKELKQTLVHGQGEFHLRTLKWRLENNEKLPVKYEEPKIPYRETITKAARADYRHKKQSGGAGQFGEVHLIVEPYKEGMPVPDTYKFNGQEFKITVKGTEEIPLEWGGKLVFVNSIVGGAIDARFLPAIMKGIMSRMEQGPLTGSYARDVRVIVYDGKMHPVDSNEISFMLAGRNAFSEAFKNAGPKILEPIYDVEVFVPSDKMGDVMSDLQGRRAMIMGMSSEKGFEKLVAKVPLKEMSSYSTALSSLTGGRASFIMKFSSYELVPADVQDKLMKEFEAKQTEE, from the coding sequence ATGAAAGTATATCAGACTAATGAAATCAAGAACATAGCCTTGTTGGGAAGTTCTGGCTCTGGGAAAACCACTCTCGTGGAAGCGATGCTTTTCGAGAGTGGTGTTATAAAACGTCGCGGATCTGTTGCTGCAAAAAATACAGTTAGCGATTATTTTCCTGTTGAACAAGAGTATGGTTACTCCGTTTTCTCCACTGTTCTCCATGTAGAATGGAATAACAAAAAGCTTAATATTATTGACTGTCCGGGATCGGACGACTTCGTAGGCAGTACAGTAACTGCATTAAATGTGACCGACACAGCAATCATTCTTCTTAATGGCCAATACGGTGTCGAAGTCGGTACGCAAAATCATTTCCGTTATACAGAAAAACTGAATAAACCCGTTATTTTTCTAGTTAACCAGCTTGATAATGAAAAATGCGATTATGATAATATCCTTGAACAGCTGAAAGAGGCTTATGGCTCTAAAGTTGTTCCTATCCAATATCCAATAGCTACCGGTCCGGGCTTTAATGCGCTGATTGACGTGCTGTTGATGAAGAAATATTCGTGGAAACCCGAAGGAGGGGCTCCGACAATCGAAGATATTCCGGCAGAAGAAATGGATAAGGCCATGGAGATGCACAAAGCATTGGTGGAAGCTGCTGCCGAGAATGATGAAAATTTGATGGAGAAATTCTTTGAACAAGATTCTCTTACAGAAGATGAAATGCGCGAAGGTATCCGTAAGGGATTAATCGCCAGAGGTATGTTCCCTGTATTCTGCGTTTGTGGAGGTAAGGATATGGGCGTTCGCCGCTTGATGGAATTCTTGGGTAACGTTGTACCTTTTGTTTCTGAAATGCCGAAGGTACGGAATATCGAAGGTAAAGAGGTGGCTCCGGATACTAACGGACCGGAATCTCTTTATTTCTTCAAGACCAGCGTGGAGCCGCATATCGGTGAGGTTTCTTATTTTAAGGTAATGAGCGGTAAAGTTCATGAAGGAGACGACTTGCTGAATGCCGACCGTGGTTCGAAGGAGCGTATTGCACAAATTTATGTGGTAGCCGGTGGTAACCGCATCAAGGTGGAAGAGTTGCAAGCCGGTGATATCGGTGCTGCTGTGAAACTGAAAGATGTGAAAACCGGTAATACACTGAACGGTAAGGATTGCGGCTATAAATTCAACTTTATCAAATATCCGAATTCTAAATATACCCGTGCCATCAAGCCGGTGAATGAATCGGATGTGGAAAAGATGATGAGTATTCTGAACCGTATGCGTGAGGAAGATCCTACTTGGGTGATCGAACAGTCAAAGGAGTTGAAACAGACTTTGGTACACGGACAGGGAGAATTCCATCTTCGTACATTGAAATGGCGTTTGGAAAATAACGAAAAACTTCCGGTGAAATACGAAGAACCGAAGATTCCGTATCGTGAAACAATTACAAAAGCTGCTCGTGCCGATTATCGTCATAAGAAACAGTCCGGTGGTGCCGGTCAGTTCGGTGAAGTTCACCTGATCGTAGAGCCTTATAAAGAAGGTATGCCTGTGCCTGATACTTATAAATTCAATGGACAGGAATTTAAGATTACTGTAAAAGGTACGGAAGAGATACCATTGGAATGGGGGGGTAAACTGGTGTTTGTCAACAGTATCGTCGGTGGTGCTATTGACGCCCGCTTCTTGCCTGCCATTATGAAGGGTATTATGTCCCGTATGGAGCAAGGTCCGTTGACGGGATCATATGCACGTGACGTACGTGTCATTGTTTACGATGGTAAGATGCATCCGGTGGATTCCAATGAAATCTCCTTTATGCTTGCCGGACGTAATGCCTTTAGCGAAGCCTTCAAAAATGCTGGTCCGAAAATTCTGGAACCGATTTATGATGTGGAAGTGTTTGTTCCGTCCGACAAGATGGGGGATGTGATGAGTGATCTTCAGGGGCGTCGTGCCATGATTATGGGTATGAGTAGCGAGAAAGGTTTTGAGAAACTGGTTGCTAAAGTACCTTTGAAAGAAATGTCATCTTATTCTACTGCGCTTAGCTCGCTTACGGGGGGACGCGCTTCATTCATTATGAAGTTCTCTAGCTATGAGCTTGTTCCGGCGGATGTTCAGGATAAGTTGATGAAGGAGTTTGAGGCTAAACAAACTGAAGAATAA
- a CDS encoding sensor histidine kinase: MKKSTIWILSIVMGLSFLSLLYLQVSYIEEMIKTRKEQFDSAVRNSLDQVSKDVEYAETRRWLIEDISEAERKALIANNASIQKDNLIQQTQRFTVKSKDGKMYSDFELKVMTTKPSELPKAMISPYRGTKTIPETSRSLVEAIKNRYMYQRALLDEVAWQMIYWGSDKSIGDRVRFKELDDYLKSSLYNNSIDLPYHFTVIDKDGREVYRCADYEAKGSEDAYQQALFKNDPPAKMSILKVHFPGKKDYIFDSISFMIPSLIFTLVLLVTFIFTIYIVFRQKKLTEMKNDFINNMTHEFKTPISTISLAAQMLKDPAVGKSPQMFQHISGVINDETKRLRFQVEKVLQMSMFERQKATLKMKEIDANELIAGVVNTFTLKVERYNGKITSNLEATDPVIFADEMHITNVIFNLMDNAVKYKKPEEELELKVRTWNESGKLMISIQDNGIGIKKENLKKIFEKFYRVHTGNLHDVKGFGLGLAYVRKIILDHKGTIRAESDLNVGTKFIIALPLLKNN; encoded by the coding sequence ATGAAGAAGTCAACAATTTGGATATTAAGTATTGTAATGGGGCTTTCCTTTCTTAGTCTGCTATATTTGCAGGTAAGTTATATAGAGGAAATGATAAAAACCCGTAAGGAACAATTTGATTCGGCTGTGCGCAATAGTCTGGATCAGGTTTCCAAGGATGTGGAATATGCAGAGACCAGACGTTGGTTGATCGAGGATATTTCAGAAGCGGAAAGAAAAGCGCTGATTGCGAATAATGCTTCCATACAAAAAGATAACTTGATTCAGCAGACGCAGCGTTTCACGGTGAAGTCTAAAGATGGAAAGATGTATTCGGATTTCGAACTGAAAGTGATGACTACTAAACCATCCGAGCTCCCGAAAGCTATGATTTCTCCTTACAGAGGAACAAAGACCATTCCGGAAACTTCGCGTTCATTGGTGGAAGCTATTAAAAACAGGTATATGTATCAGCGGGCATTACTCGATGAAGTGGCTTGGCAGATGATTTATTGGGGAAGTGACAAATCGATTGGTGACAGGGTTCGGTTCAAGGAACTGGATGACTATTTGAAATCGAGCCTGTATAATAATAGTATAGACTTGCCTTATCACTTTACGGTGATTGACAAAGACGGTAGGGAGGTTTATCGTTGCGCGGATTATGAGGCAAAGGGAAGTGAAGACGCTTATCAGCAGGCATTGTTCAAGAATGATCCGCCTGCAAAAATGAGCATATTGAAAGTACACTTTCCGGGTAAGAAAGATTATATCTTTGACTCGATCAGTTTCATGATCCCGTCGTTGATATTTACACTGGTGTTGTTAGTGACATTCATCTTTACGATTTATATCGTATTCCGGCAAAAGAAATTGACGGAGATGAAAAATGACTTTATCAACAATATGACGCATGAATTTAAAACACCGATATCTACTATTTCATTAGCAGCCCAGATGTTGAAAGATCCGGCGGTGGGAAAATCTCCGCAGATGTTCCAACATATATCGGGAGTGATTAATGATGAAACCAAGCGTTTACGCTTTCAGGTGGAAAAGGTGCTCCAGATGTCGATGTTCGAACGTCAGAAAGCAACTTTGAAGATGAAGGAGATTGATGCGAATGAGTTGATTGCCGGAGTTGTCAATACCTTTACTTTGAAAGTGGAGCGGTACAATGGTAAAATAACATCGAACCTTGAGGCTACCGATCCTGTTATATTTGCAGATGAGATGCATATTACAAATGTAATCTTTAATCTGATGGATAACGCGGTGAAATATAAGAAACCGGAAGAGGAGCTGGAACTGAAAGTGAGAACGTGGAATGAATCGGGTAAACTGATGATTTCGATACAGGATAATGGTATTGGTATCAAAAAGGAGAACCTGAAAAAGATATTTGAAAAGTTCTATCGTGTGCATACGGGTAATCTGCACGATGTGAAGGGCTTTGGACTGGGATTGGCTTATGTGAGAAAAATAATATTGGATCATAAGGGAACCATTCGGGCGGAAAGTGACCTGAACGTGGGAACTAAATTTATTATTGCATTACCTTTATTAAAAAACAATTGA
- a CDS encoding response regulator transcription factor, with translation MDEKLRILLCEDDENLGMLLREYLQAKGYSAELYPDGEAGYKAFLKNKYDLCVFDVMMPKKDGFTLAQDVRAANAEIPIIFLTAKTLKEDILEGFKIGADDYITKPFSMEELTFRIEAILRRVRGKKNKESNIYKIGKFTFDTQKQILASEGKQTKLTTKESELLGLLCAHANEILQRDFALKTIWIDDNYFNARSMDVYITKLRKHLKEDDSIEIINIHGKGYKLITPEVES, from the coding sequence ATGGACGAGAAACTGCGTATTTTATTGTGCGAGGATGACGAAAATCTTGGCATGCTTTTAAGAGAATATTTACAGGCAAAAGGTTATTCTGCTGAGTTATATCCTGATGGAGAAGCCGGTTATAAGGCTTTCTTGAAGAATAAATATGACTTGTGTGTGTTTGATGTAATGATGCCTAAAAAAGATGGCTTCACGTTGGCACAGGATGTCCGTGCAGCAAATGCTGAAATTCCTATCATATTCCTGACTGCTAAAACGCTGAAAGAAGATATTTTGGAAGGATTTAAAATCGGTGCGGATGATTATATCACCAAACCGTTTAGTATGGAAGAACTGACTTTCAGAATTGAAGCAATCTTGAGACGTGTTCGTGGCAAGAAGAACAAAGAAAGCAATATCTATAAGATTGGTAAGTTTACTTTCGATACTCAGAAGCAAATTCTGGCATCAGAAGGGAAACAGACTAAATTGACTACTAAAGAGTCTGAACTGCTTGGGTTGCTTTGTGCACATGCCAATGAGATTCTGCAGCGTGATTTTGCCTTGAAGACAATCTGGATCGATGATAACTATTTCAATGCTCGTAGTATGGATGTGTACATCACGAAATTGCGTAAACATCTGAAAGAAGATGATTCAATCGAGATTATTAATATTCACGGAAAAGGCTATAAGCTGATTACTCCGGAAGTTGAATCTTAA
- a CDS encoding MarR family winged helix-turn-helix transcriptional regulator, whose protein sequence is MIEQFNFDIRLIFAILNGKVSAAINRKLYRNFRHNGLEISPEQWTVLIFLWEKDGVTQQELCNATFKDKPSMTRLIDNMERQHLVVRISDKKDRRTNLIHLTKDGKELEEKARVIAGQTLKEALHGITLDELSIGQEVLKKVFYNTKD, encoded by the coding sequence ATGATAGAGCAATTTAATTTCGACATCCGCCTTATATTCGCCATATTAAATGGCAAAGTTTCCGCAGCAATCAACCGGAAGCTATACCGTAACTTTCGCCACAATGGACTGGAAATCAGTCCAGAGCAATGGACGGTACTCATTTTTCTGTGGGAAAAAGACGGTGTTACACAACAAGAGTTGTGTAATGCAACTTTTAAAGATAAACCCAGCATGACCCGTTTGATAGATAATATGGAACGGCAGCATCTTGTTGTGCGCATTTCCGATAAAAAAGATCGCCGTACCAATCTGATTCATTTGACTAAAGACGGAAAAGAACTGGAAGAAAAAGCGCGTGTCATTGCCGGACAGACCCTGAAAGAAGCCCTTCATGGTATCACTCTTGACGAATTGAGCATTGGCCAGGAGGTGCTGAAAAAAGTATTCTACAATACAAAAGATTAG
- the rpsF gene encoding 30S ribosomal protein S6: protein MNQYETVFILTPVLSDVQMKEAVEKFKGVLQAEGAEIINEENWGLKKLAYPIQKKSTGFYQLIEFNADPAVIDKLEINFRRDERVIRFLTFKMDKYAAEYAAKRRSVKSNKKED, encoded by the coding sequence ATGAATCAATACGAAACCGTTTTCATTTTAACTCCCGTTTTGTCTGATGTTCAGATGAAGGAAGCGGTAGAAAAATTCAAAGGCGTTCTTCAAGCTGAAGGTGCTGAGATTATCAATGAAGAAAACTGGGGACTGAAGAAGTTGGCATACCCTATTCAGAAAAAGTCTACAGGTTTTTATCAACTGATTGAGTTCAATGCAGATCCTGCTGTAATTGACAAGTTGGAAATTAATTTCCGTCGTGATGAACGTGTCATCCGTTTCTTGACTTTCAAGATGGATAAGTATGCTGCTGAATACGCTGCAAAGAGAAGAAGTGTTAAATCAAACAAAAAGGAGGATTAA
- the rpsR gene encoding 30S ribosomal protein S18 → MAQQVQSEIRYLTPPSVDVKKKKYCRFKKSGIKYIDYKDPEFLKKFLNEQGKILPRRITGTSLKFQRRIAQAVKRARHLALLPYVTDMMK, encoded by the coding sequence ATGGCACAACAAGTTCAATCAGAAATCAGATATTTGACTCCACCGTCAGTAGATGTTAAGAAGAAAAAATACTGCCGTTTCAAAAAGAGTGGTATTAAGTATATCGACTACAAAGATCCTGAATTCTTGAAGAAATTCTTGAATGAGCAGGGAAAAATCCTTCCGCGTCGTATTACAGGTACTTCTTTGAAGTTCCAACGTCGTATTGCGCAGGCTGTGAAGAGAGCCCGTCACTTGGCATTGCTGCCTTATGTAACTGACATGATGAAATAA
- the rplI gene encoding 50S ribosomal protein L9, giving the protein MEIILKEDVVNLGYKNDIVNVKSGYGRNYLIPTGKAVIASPSAKKMLAEELKQRAHKLEKIKKDAEAMAAKLEGVSLTIATKVSSTGTIFGSVGSIQIADALSKLGHEVDRKIIVVKDAVKEVGSYKAIVKLHKEVSVEIPFEVVAE; this is encoded by the coding sequence ATGGAAATTATATTGAAAGAAGACGTAGTAAACTTGGGTTATAAGAACGATATCGTAAACGTGAAATCCGGATACGGTCGTAATTATTTGATCCCGACTGGAAAAGCTGTCATCGCTTCTCCTTCTGCAAAGAAAATGTTGGCTGAAGAACTGAAACAGCGTGCTCACAAACTTGAGAAAATCAAGAAAGATGCTGAGGCTATGGCTGCTAAGTTGGAAGGTGTTTCTTTGACTATCGCAACTAAGGTTAGCTCAACCGGTACTATCTTCGGTTCTGTTGGTAGCATTCAGATTGCTGATGCTTTGTCTAAACTCGGACATGAAGTTGACAGAAAGATCATCGTTGTAAAAGATGCTGTGAAAGAAGTTGGTAGTTACAAAGCTATTGTTAAGCTTCATAAGGAAGTTTCGGTAGAAATTCCTTTCGAAGTAGTTGCTGAATAA
- a CDS encoding DUF6377 domain-containing protein — protein MKFNCCFLKKRSLLLLIALGIGSVLYANEELKLLTDSLRRVIDEKHVFVQKKEARINGIKCMLKSPGLTLEQEYKINLRLYSEYKKFHIDSAIHYVDRNIEISRQLNRPYFTNQSSLHLSLLYSMCGRFREAEIILKSIKTSELPRDLLINYYQTYSSFWGHYSISVANNLYGKQQAAYQDSLFALIDHTSWDYRMSQASYYIWRDTLKSKEIFKELLDIEEVGTPNYAMITHSYSRLCRHQKKYDDEKKYLMLSAIADIRNATRENASLQSLALIQYEEKNLADAFKFTQSAIDDVISSGIHFRAIEIYKFNSIINTAYQAEQAKSRSHLTTFLISTSIILFLLILLVVFIYIQMKKTLKIKQALAQSNEELLRLNNKLNSMNTQLNDANNQLCEMNSIKEYYIAEFFDVCFSYIHKMEKYQNMLYKIAINKYYDELIKKLKSSVLIDEELKALYVRFDKVFLGLYPTFVSDFNALLKDEEKIVLKPNALLNRELRIYALLRLGITDSGKIANFLRCSTSTVYNYRTKMRNKAAVDRDEFENEIMRISSTQET, from the coding sequence ATGAAATTCAACTGTTGTTTTCTGAAGAAGAGGTCTTTGCTTCTGCTGATTGCTTTGGGAATTGGCAGTGTCCTGTATGCGAATGAAGAGTTGAAATTATTGACGGACTCTTTGCGTAGAGTGATAGATGAAAAGCATGTCTTTGTTCAAAAGAAAGAGGCGAGGATTAACGGGATAAAATGTATGCTAAAGAGTCCCGGTTTGACTCTTGAACAAGAGTATAAAATCAATCTACGGTTATACAGCGAGTATAAAAAGTTTCATATCGATTCAGCCATCCATTATGTTGATCGCAATATTGAAATTTCCCGTCAGTTGAATAGACCTTATTTCACTAACCAGTCGTCTTTACATCTCAGTCTTTTGTATTCGATGTGTGGGAGGTTCCGCGAAGCGGAAATCATTTTGAAAAGTATAAAGACTTCAGAGCTTCCCAGAGATTTATTAATAAACTACTATCAAACTTATTCTAGCTTTTGGGGGCATTATTCGATTTCTGTCGCCAATAATCTGTATGGCAAGCAGCAGGCTGCTTATCAGGATTCGCTGTTTGCTCTCATTGACCATACTTCCTGGGATTATCGAATGTCTCAGGCTTCTTATTATATTTGGCGTGATACGTTAAAATCGAAGGAAATCTTTAAGGAATTATTAGATATTGAGGAAGTCGGGACGCCTAATTATGCCATGATTACCCATTCGTATTCCAGATTGTGTCGGCATCAGAAGAAATATGATGACGAAAAAAAATATTTAATGTTGTCGGCGATTGCCGATATCCGGAATGCGACGCGTGAAAATGCTTCTCTGCAATCTCTTGCGTTGATACAATACGAAGAGAAGAATTTGGCTGATGCATTTAAATTTACACAGTCTGCTATTGACGATGTAATCTCTTCCGGCATTCACTTCCGTGCCATCGAAATTTATAAATTTAATTCTATTATCAACACAGCCTACCAAGCAGAACAGGCTAAATCAAGATCTCATCTGACTACTTTTCTTATCTCTACAAGTATTATTCTTTTTCTACTGATTCTGCTTGTGGTTTTCATCTATATTCAGATGAAGAAGACTTTGAAGATAAAGCAAGCATTGGCACAGAGTAATGAGGAACTTTTGCGGTTGAACAATAAGCTGAACAGTATGAACACTCAGCTGAACGATGCCAATAATCAGTTGTGCGAGATGAATAGCATAAAGGAATATTATATAGCTGAATTCTTCGATGTGTGCTTTAGCTATATTCACAAAATGGAGAAATATCAGAATATGCTCTATAAAATAGCCATTAATAAATACTATGACGAATTGATTAAGAAGCTGAAATCGTCTGTGCTGATTGATGAAGAGCTTAAGGCACTGTATGTTCGCTTTGATAAGGTCTTTTTAGGTTTGTATCCCACTTTTGTTTCAGACTTTAATGCTTTATTGAAAGATGAAGAGAAAATTGTTTTAAAACCGAATGCTTTATTGAATAGGGAACTTCGTATCTATGCTTTATTGCGCTTGGGTATTACGGATAGTGGGAAGATAGCGAACTTCCTCCGGTGCTCTACAAGTACGGTTTATAATTATCGCACAAAGATGAGAAATAAAGCTGCTGTCGACAGAGATGAATTTGAAAATGAGATTATGAGAATTAGTTCAACTCAAGAGACATAA
- a CDS encoding Gfo/Idh/MocA family protein has translation MNTQSSIDARIKVGIIGFGRMGRFYWEAMTKSGRWDIAYICDTDPESRQLAKKLSPESLIVEDNQKIFEDESVQVVGLFTLADSRMGQIEKAIRYGKHIISEKPIADTMENEWKVVEMTENSNLISTVNLYLRNSWYHNLMKEYIRQGEIGELAIIRICHMTPGLAPGEGHEYEGPAFHDCGMHYVDITRWYAGCDYRTWNAQGVNMWNYKDPWWVQCHGTFQNGVVFDITQGFVYGQLSKDQTHNSYVDIIGTKGVVRMTHDFKTAVVDLHGVNQTLRVEKPFGGKNIDVLCDLFADSVETGKRSPRLPLMRDSAIASEYAWTFLKDTRKHDLPAIGNLTTLEQIRERRRNMKNGYGLLHGNLPKIINPLNK, from the coding sequence ATGAACACGCAATCTTCAATAGACGCGAGAATTAAAGTGGGAATTATCGGTTTCGGTAGGATGGGAAGATTCTACTGGGAAGCGATGACAAAAAGTGGGCGATGGGATATTGCTTATATTTGTGATACCGATCCGGAATCACGTCAGTTGGCCAAGAAGTTATCTCCGGAGTCGCTTATAGTAGAAGATAATCAAAAGATTTTTGAGGATGAAAGTGTGCAGGTTGTCGGGCTTTTCACTTTGGCTGACTCGCGGATGGGACAAATAGAAAAGGCTATTCGTTACGGCAAACACATTATTTCAGAAAAACCTATCGCAGATACAATGGAAAATGAGTGGAAGGTGGTGGAGATGACAGAAAACTCGAATCTCATTTCTACGGTAAACCTGTATCTGCGGAATTCCTGGTATCATAATTTAATGAAGGAGTATATCCGGCAGGGAGAAATCGGCGAACTGGCTATTATCCGTATTTGTCATATGACTCCCGGTCTGGCACCAGGCGAAGGCCATGAGTATGAGGGACCTGCTTTTCACGATTGTGGAATGCATTATGTAGATATCACCCGTTGGTATGCAGGATGTGATTATAGGACATGGAATGCGCAGGGGGTGAACATGTGGAACTACAAGGATCCCTGGTGGGTGCAATGTCATGGAACTTTTCAAAACGGTGTAGTTTTTGATATTACCCAGGGTTTTGTTTATGGACAATTATCTAAAGACCAAACACACAATTCGTATGTAGATATTATAGGAACGAAGGGAGTTGTGCGTATGACGCATGACTTCAAAACCGCGGTTGTCGACCTGCACGGGGTCAATCAAACCCTTCGTGTGGAGAAGCCTTTTGGTGGCAAGAATATAGATGTGCTGTGCGACTTGTTTGCTGATTCGGTTGAAACCGGAAAGCGCAGTCCACGCTTACCATTGATGCGCGATTCGGCCATTGCATCCGAATATGCGTGGACATTCTTAAAAGATACACGCAAACACGATTTGCCCGCTATCGGTAATTTGACTACTTTAGAGCAAATACGTGAGCGGAGAAGAAATATGAAAAATGGATATGGATTGTTGCATGGCAACCTTCCAAAAATTATTAACCCCTTAAATAAATAA
- a CDS encoding Gfo/Idh/MocA family oxidoreductase, with amino-acid sequence MSNISRRKFLKTGAAALAGITIAPSTILGMSHGHISPTDKLNLAAVGIGGMGHANINHVKGTENIVALCDVDWKYAKGVFDEFPRAKKYWDYRKMYDEMGKSIDGVIIATADHTHAIITADAMTMGKHVYCQKPLTHSVYESRLLTKLAASTGVVTQMGNQGSSDEGTDLVCEWIWNGEIGDVTKVECATDRPIWPQGLNVPEKADKIPSTLNWDLFTGPAKMNPYNAIYHPWNWRGWWDYGTGALGDMACHILHQPFRALNLKYPIKVEGSSTLLLNACAPQAQHVKMIFPARDNMPKVAMPEVEVHWYDGGMMPERPKGFPEGKQLMQSGGGLTIFHGTKDTLICGCYGQNPWLLSGRKPNAPKVCRRVPNAMNGGHEMDWVRACKEDKSNRIMTKSDFSEAGPMNEMVAMGVLAIRLQALNKTLEWDGANMCFTNIGDNETIRTVIKDGFKIHDGHPTFDKTWTDPVNAKQFAAELVKHNYREGWRLPDMPR; translated from the coding sequence ATGTCAAACATTTCGAGGAGAAAATTTCTCAAAACGGGAGCGGCTGCTTTAGCAGGTATTACCATTGCTCCCAGTACTATTTTAGGTATGAGCCATGGGCATATCTCGCCTACTGACAAGTTGAATCTTGCAGCTGTGGGTATCGGTGGTATGGGACATGCCAACATTAATCATGTGAAGGGCACTGAAAACATTGTGGCTCTTTGTGATGTGGACTGGAAGTATGCAAAAGGTGTGTTCGACGAATTTCCCCGTGCTAAAAAGTACTGGGATTATCGTAAGATGTATGATGAAATGGGTAAATCTATCGACGGTGTGATTATTGCAACTGCCGACCATACTCATGCTATTATCACTGCTGATGCAATGACAATGGGAAAACATGTATATTGTCAGAAGCCGTTAACTCATTCTGTTTATGAATCTCGTTTGTTGACAAAACTGGCTGCTTCAACGGGCGTTGTTACCCAAATGGGTAATCAGGGTTCTTCGGATGAAGGAACTGATTTGGTTTGCGAATGGATCTGGAATGGAGAAATCGGTGATGTGACTAAAGTCGAATGTGCGACAGATCGTCCTATTTGGCCTCAAGGATTAAATGTTCCTGAAAAGGCTGATAAAATTCCTAGCACGTTGAACTGGGATTTATTCACAGGTCCTGCTAAAATGAATCCTTACAACGCTATCTATCATCCTTGGAATTGGCGCGGATGGTGGGATTACGGAACCGGTGCACTGGGTGATATGGCTTGTCATATCTTGCATCAGCCCTTTAGAGCATTGAATTTGAAATATCCTATTAAAGTGGAAGGATCGTCAACCTTATTGTTGAACGCTTGTGCTCCACAGGCACAGCATGTGAAGATGATTTTCCCGGCTCGTGATAATATGCCTAAAGTAGCAATGCCTGAAGTGGAAGTACACTGGTACGATGGCGGTATGATGCCTGAACGTCCGAAAGGATTCCCTGAAGGAAAACAATTAATGCAGAGTGGCGGTGGTTTGACTATTTTCCACGGGACGAAAGATACCTTGATTTGCGGATGCTATGGACAGAATCCTTGGTTGCTTTCCGGGCGTAAACCGAATGCACCTAAGGTATGTCGTCGTGTTCCCAATGCTATGAATGGTGGTCACGAGATGGATTGGGTACGTGCATGTAAAGAAGATAAATCTAATCGTATCATGACTAAATCTGACTTCTCAGAAGCCGGACCGATGAATGAAATGGTGGCAATGGGGGTATTGGCTATTCGTTTGCAAGCTCTGAATAAAACTCTTGAATGGGACGGGGCCAATATGTGCTTTACGAATATCGGTGATAACGAAACGATCCGTACCGTTATCAAAGACGGATTCAAGATTCATGATGGTCATCCGACATTTGACAAGACATGGACTGATCCGGTTAATGCAAAACAGTTTGCTGCAGAATTGGTGAAACATAATTATCGTGAAGGCTGGAGACTGCCTGATATGCCGAGGTAA